The following proteins are encoded in a genomic region of Reichenbachiella sp.:
- a CDS encoding DUF1772 domain-containing protein codes for MEFTFKNMTLFVGVLLTGLSAGFFYAWSVSVILGTKKVLDPTYLETMQHINREILNPSFFLIFFGSMIVLAIGTLTQQGSGATFWLMLSATIVYVMGTFAVTGLGNVPLNNELEALNLSEMGTSKLTEFRQYYEVKWNQFHLIRTIFSVVAFLISLLAVFMSSKNI; via the coding sequence ATGGAATTCACATTCAAAAACATGACCTTATTTGTTGGGGTACTGCTGACAGGACTTTCAGCTGGATTCTTTTATGCCTGGTCAGTTTCCGTAATACTTGGAACCAAAAAAGTGCTGGATCCAACCTATCTGGAAACTATGCAGCACATCAATAGAGAAATTCTGAACCCTTCATTCTTCCTGATCTTTTTTGGGAGTATGATCGTGTTGGCCATCGGTACGCTGACACAACAAGGCAGCGGTGCTACTTTCTGGCTGATGCTAAGCGCCACTATAGTTTACGTCATGGGCACTTTTGCCGTGACAGGCCTGGGCAACGTGCCGCTCAATAATGAATTGGAAGCATTGAATCTTTCTGAGATGGGTACTTCCAAACTCACAGAATTCAGACAGTATTATGAGGTCAAATGGAATCAATTTCATTTGATAAGAACCATCTTTTCTGTGGTGGCTTTTCTTATCTCATTGTTGGCTGTTTTCATGTCAAGCAAAAACATTTAA